From a single Lactococcus carnosus genomic region:
- a CDS encoding DJ-1/PfpI family protein gives MKTIYIYLLDTLADWEIGYITSELRSKRFFKRDAPDITIKTVSYDLTPITTMGGFTLTPDCLVADILVNASSTLLLPGADTWHEQKHQAILVKTRELLDAGATIGGICGATAALANVGILDDRMHTSNGLVFLDMFAKAYHGQPHYLDEPAVSDRNLITANSTAGVLWTKLILEKIGVFEVDTLTAWFHYFSTGDAAYFFELMQSLPAKPDQNQTH, from the coding sequence ATGAAAACAATTTATATTTACCTACTTGATACACTTGCGGACTGGGAAATTGGCTATATCACGTCAGAATTACGCTCAAAACGCTTTTTCAAAAGAGATGCACCTGACATCACAATTAAAACTGTCAGTTATGACTTAACCCCCATCACGACAATGGGCGGCTTTACGCTCACACCTGACTGTTTGGTAGCTGATATTTTGGTCAATGCATCCAGCACCTTACTCCTACCAGGGGCAGATACCTGGCATGAGCAGAAACATCAAGCAATACTCGTCAAAACGCGCGAGTTACTTGATGCTGGGGCAACGATAGGGGGGATTTGCGGAGCAACTGCTGCCCTTGCCAATGTTGGCATACTAGACGATCGCATGCATACCAGTAATGGCCTAGTCTTTCTTGATATGTTTGCTAAAGCCTACCATGGACAGCCCCATTACTTAGATGAGCCAGCTGTATCAGATCGTAACCTCATCACTGCAAATAGTACTGCTGGGGTGTTATGGACAAAACTAATTCTTGAAAAAATCGGAGTATTTGAGGTCGATACTTTGACAGCTTGGTTCCACTATTTTAGCACTGGTGATGCAGCCTACTTCTTTGAGCTGATGCAATCTTTACCCGCTAAACCTGATCAAAATCAGACTCATTAA
- a CDS encoding bacteriocin immunity protein, protein MELYHVLEKRNNKSIQILDILDVLLQVDKRLDNEKHPERIINKLTQYIRITASTGKIKFTSEEEKLTIQLSVIGQKAGLNGSYMADFSDKSQFYKFGQQVPFHHN, encoded by the coding sequence ATGGAGTTATATCATGTTTTAGAAAAACGTAATAATAAGTCTATACAAATTTTAGATATTCTGGATGTCTTATTACAAGTTGATAAACGACTAGATAACGAAAAACATCCTGAGAGAATAATTAATAAATTAACGCAATATATTCGGATTACTGCTTCTACTGGGAAAATCAAGTTTACTTCTGAAGAAGAAAAACTAACCATTCAGTTGAGTGTTATTGGGCAAAAAGCTGGACTAAACGGGTCATATATGGCTGACTTTTCTGATAAATCACAGTTCTATAAATTTGGCCAACAAGTGCCATTTCACCATAACTAA
- the aroA gene encoding 3-phosphoshikimate 1-carboxyvinyltransferase codes for MKLQTNASGLHGQLKVPGDKSISHRSIMFGALAQGETRVHDILRGEDVLSTMAVFREMGVKIEDKGAEVIVHGVGFKGLSAPKNRLDMGNSGTSIRLISGVLAGQPFSAELFGDDSLSKRPMDRVTIPLREMGVNVSGETDRDLPPLKMTGSAHLRPINYTLPVASAQVKSALIFAALQAEGESVITEKELTRNHTEDMIQQFGGQISVNGKEIRVKGGQTFTATDITVPGDISSAAFFLVAGLILPNSEITLKNVGINETRTGIIDVIQAMGGNLVISDRDELAKSATLTVKTSELKPTEISGDLIPRLIDELPVIALLATQTNGTTIIRDAEELKVKETDRIQVVADMLNDMGADITPTDDGMIIKGKSQLTGATINTQGDHRIGMTAAIASLLVKVGDVTLERAEAIDTSYPTFFQDLTSLVK; via the coding sequence GTGAAATTACAGACAAACGCAAGCGGCCTTCACGGTCAACTTAAAGTACCAGGCGATAAGTCCATTAGTCATCGCAGTATTATGTTCGGTGCCCTTGCCCAAGGTGAGACACGCGTACATGATATCTTACGTGGCGAGGATGTCCTCTCTACCATGGCCGTTTTTCGTGAAATGGGCGTTAAGATTGAAGACAAGGGAGCAGAAGTTATCGTACATGGCGTCGGGTTTAAGGGGCTTTCTGCACCCAAAAATCGCCTTGATATGGGGAACTCTGGCACCTCTATTCGGCTCATTAGTGGTGTTTTAGCTGGACAACCGTTTTCAGCTGAGCTATTTGGTGATGATTCCTTATCTAAACGACCGATGGATCGTGTCACGATACCACTCAGAGAAATGGGAGTGAACGTTTCAGGAGAAACTGATCGTGATTTACCACCACTTAAGATGACGGGTTCAGCCCATTTAAGACCGATTAACTATACCTTACCTGTTGCTTCTGCACAGGTGAAATCAGCCTTGATTTTTGCAGCCTTGCAAGCAGAAGGTGAGTCTGTCATTACTGAGAAAGAGCTCACAAGAAACCATACTGAGGATATGATCCAACAGTTTGGCGGACAGATCTCGGTCAATGGCAAAGAAATTCGTGTCAAAGGTGGCCAAACTTTTACTGCAACTGATATCACAGTACCAGGCGATATTTCAAGTGCAGCCTTCTTTTTAGTAGCAGGTCTTATTCTACCAAATAGTGAAATCACACTAAAGAATGTTGGCATAAATGAAACACGAACTGGTATTATAGACGTGATTCAGGCGATGGGTGGTAATCTGGTTATTTCAGATCGCGATGAGCTAGCAAAATCGGCTACCTTAACCGTTAAAACATCAGAACTTAAGCCAACTGAAATTTCAGGAGATCTGATTCCTAGATTGATCGATGAATTACCAGTCATTGCCTTGCTTGCAACGCAAACAAATGGGACGACGATTATCCGTGATGCTGAGGAATTAAAAGTCAAGGAAACCGACCGTATTCAAGTCGTAGCTGATATGCTAAATGACATGGGTGCTGATATCACACCGACTGATGATGGCATGATTATTAAAGGCAAATCACAGCTAACTGGTGCAACGATTAATACCCAAGGCGACCATAGAATCGGTATGACAGCAGCAATCGCAAGTTTACTCGTCAAAGTTGGTGATGTTACACTAGAGCGGGCAGAAGCAATCGATACGTCATATCCGACTTTCTTCCAAGACTTGACAAGTTTAGTCAAATAA
- a CDS encoding prephenate dehydrogenase — protein MSKKTILIAGLGLIGGSLARAIKAGHPEYHVTAYNRSQAPRDFAMQAKLVDEVSDDFEQLAVAADVIILNFPVQLSIKFLETLASLPLKPDVLISDSGSTKQDIINSAEKLFSGQAVRFVGGHPMAGSHKTGVIASDALLFENAYYILTPSLLSKPEDLAELKLILSETHAKFIDLSAAEHDAMTAVTSHFPHVVAAALVNNADDFSDKMPFTKNLAAGGFRDMTRIAESSPDMWAEILMSNPDNVVDQIDQFTDKLQAVKGLIQDKQSDAVWEFFDQARKLRAQMPIHKGAMDNFYDLFISIPDKSDAIHDVLGYFSCHHLSIINIKINETRVELNGVLQITFKTKHDLETAERLIKANTDYDVYQ, from the coding sequence ATGAGCAAGAAAACAATCCTGATTGCTGGTCTGGGTCTCATTGGTGGCTCTTTAGCACGTGCAATCAAAGCAGGTCATCCAGAGTATCATGTTACTGCCTATAACCGCAGTCAAGCGCCTAGAGACTTTGCTATGCAAGCCAAACTTGTGGATGAAGTATCAGATGATTTTGAGCAGTTGGCTGTTGCCGCTGACGTGATTATTTTAAATTTTCCTGTCCAATTATCCATCAAATTTTTAGAGACATTAGCAAGCTTACCTTTAAAACCAGATGTTTTGATATCTGATTCAGGTTCTACTAAACAAGACATTATTAATAGCGCTGAAAAGCTATTTTCAGGTCAAGCAGTACGTTTTGTAGGTGGACATCCGATGGCAGGATCCCATAAAACAGGTGTGATTGCATCTGATGCGCTCTTGTTCGAAAATGCCTATTACATCTTGACACCGTCACTTTTATCAAAACCTGAGGACCTAGCAGAACTCAAGTTAATTTTGTCTGAAACGCATGCTAAGTTTATAGACCTATCAGCTGCTGAACATGATGCGATGACAGCTGTAACCAGCCATTTCCCACACGTTGTGGCAGCAGCATTAGTGAATAATGCCGATGACTTTTCTGACAAGATGCCCTTTACAAAAAATCTTGCAGCTGGTGGTTTTCGGGATATGACTCGGATTGCTGAGAGTTCGCCAGATATGTGGGCTGAAATTTTGATGTCTAATCCAGATAATGTGGTTGATCAAATCGATCAATTTACCGACAAATTACAGGCAGTTAAAGGCTTGATTCAAGATAAGCAGTCTGATGCGGTTTGGGAATTTTTCGACCAAGCACGTAAGCTTCGTGCGCAAATGCCCATTCACAAAGGTGCTATGGATAATTTCTATGATCTATTCATTAGTATTCCCGATAAATCGGATGCTATACATGATGTACTTGGTTATTTTTCTTGTCATCATTTAAGTATTATCAATATTAAAATTAACGAAACGCGTGTTGAACTGAATGGTGTGTTACAGATTACCTTTAAAACAAAACATGATTTAGAGACAGCAGAACGGTTGATCAAAGCGAATACAGATTATGACGTTTACCAATAA
- a CDS encoding NAD(P)/FAD-dependent oxidoreductase has translation MTENIYDITIIGAGPSGLFAGFYAGMRKNKVQILDSLETAGGQLTALYPEKTIHDVPGYFAVKAEDLVADLVKQTAQFGVPIRLSEKVVDITKQADTGFYEVKTSKTSYLTKAVVIATGNGSFAPKMLKTDEPSVFDEAKLRYNVAEKDQFNGKHIAIAGGGDSAIDMALMLEHVGASVSLIHRRNEFRAHESSVDKLHASKVDVLTPMTIRNISDHNDGLMLTLSNDHQLEVDTIIVQHGFLSNNKDIRAWSVNLKMNRQHFLVDKHYQTSSENIYAIGDTASYEGKLGLIVEGFKEGPHAVNQIMEKIQSGQLKHAHSTSMF, from the coding sequence ATGACAGAAAATATTTATGATATCACAATTATTGGTGCTGGACCTAGTGGGCTCTTTGCTGGTTTCTACGCTGGCATGCGTAAAAATAAAGTACAAATTTTGGACTCACTTGAAACAGCAGGTGGCCAATTAACAGCCTTATATCCAGAGAAGACAATCCATGATGTCCCAGGCTATTTTGCAGTAAAAGCTGAAGATTTGGTGGCAGATTTGGTCAAACAAACAGCTCAATTCGGTGTGCCAATCAGACTTTCTGAAAAAGTAGTCGATATTACCAAACAAGCTGACACTGGCTTCTATGAGGTGAAGACAAGCAAAACGAGCTACTTGACCAAAGCCGTGGTCATTGCGACAGGAAATGGCTCGTTCGCACCTAAAATGCTGAAGACTGATGAGCCTTCAGTCTTTGATGAAGCTAAACTCCGCTATAATGTTGCTGAAAAAGATCAGTTTAATGGCAAGCATATCGCCATTGCTGGTGGTGGTGATTCGGCTATCGATATGGCTTTGATGTTAGAACACGTCGGCGCATCAGTTAGTCTGATTCATAGACGAAATGAGTTTCGTGCCCATGAGTCTTCAGTTGACAAGCTGCATGCCTCAAAAGTTGACGTCTTAACACCGATGACGATTCGCAACATTTCAGATCATAACGATGGCTTGATGCTAACCTTATCTAATGATCATCAACTGGAAGTAGATACGATCATTGTACAGCATGGCTTCCTCAGTAATAATAAGGATATTCGTGCTTGGTCAGTTAATCTGAAGATGAATCGCCAGCATTTCTTGGTTGATAAACATTACCAAACAAGTAGTGAAAATATCTACGCCATTGGTGATACAGCAAGCTATGAAGGGAAACTTGGCTTGATTGTCGAAGGCTTCAAAGAAGGTCCACATGCGGTCAATCAGATCATGGAGAAAATCCAGTCTGGCCAATTAAAGCACGCGCATTCAACATCGATGTTTTAA
- a CDS encoding ClbS/DfsB family four-helix bundle protein: MSRPTIKADLLTASRTSYEQMISLCHQLADPEADFSFVITDKMTEVHWQRDENLRDVLIHLYEWHQLVLTWVRANQAGQVQPFFPAPYNWRTYGKLNQTFIAQHQVTTLASAEALLTNSHQEMMTLVGALSNEALFTKQYFAWTGTTALGSYFVSSLSSHYDWASKKIKRQLKADKSK; this comes from the coding sequence ATGAGCAGACCAACGATTAAAGCAGATTTACTAACAGCTAGTAGGACGAGTTATGAGCAGATGATATCCTTGTGCCACCAGTTAGCAGATCCAGAAGCCGACTTTTCCTTTGTCATAACTGACAAGATGACAGAAGTCCATTGGCAACGAGATGAAAATCTAAGAGATGTACTAATCCATTTATATGAATGGCATCAGTTGGTATTAACCTGGGTTAGGGCTAATCAAGCAGGACAAGTTCAGCCATTCTTTCCAGCCCCTTATAACTGGCGAACTTATGGCAAGTTAAATCAAACTTTTATAGCGCAACATCAGGTAACCACTCTAGCAAGCGCAGAAGCATTATTGACCAATAGTCATCAGGAAATGATGACATTAGTTGGCGCTTTGTCAAATGAAGCCCTATTTACTAAGCAGTATTTTGCTTGGACAGGGACCACGGCATTAGGGAGTTATTTTGTATCATCCTTATCCAGTCATTATGATTGGGCAAGTAAAAAAATAAAGAGACAACTCAAAGCAGATAAAAGCAAATAG
- the aroB gene encoding 3-dehydroquinate synthase, with translation MKKLHVNLPDHPYDIIVARGYLSQAGEWVASLWQQQKIVIITDSHVGSLYADGVRASLEAAGFDVAVFTFPEGEASKTLATVETAYQFLAETGLTRSDGIVALGGGVVGDLAGFVASTYMRGIHFLQIATSLTAQVDSSVGGKTGVNTAYAKNMVGTFTQPDGVLIDPDCLATLGQRELYEGMGEVIKCGLIADVELWEILQGLTGEVENLLANAESLIYHACDVKRKVVVEDELDNGTRLYLNFGHTIGHAIEATAGYGTVMHGEGVAIGMIQITKVAEEKGLVAPGLTQEIRDMVVKFHLPTTVADWDLARLTKAMTMDKKARGALIKTVLVPKIGQAMINEVDMSAISDWLA, from the coding sequence ATGAAAAAACTACATGTAAATTTACCAGATCATCCTTACGATATTATCGTGGCGCGTGGCTACTTATCACAAGCAGGTGAGTGGGTCGCAAGTCTATGGCAACAACAGAAAATCGTAATCATAACAGATAGTCATGTTGGTAGCTTATATGCCGATGGTGTGAGAGCTTCACTTGAGGCTGCAGGATTCGATGTTGCCGTCTTTACCTTTCCAGAAGGGGAAGCCTCGAAGACACTGGCGACAGTTGAAACTGCCTATCAGTTTTTAGCTGAGACTGGCTTGACGCGCTCGGATGGGATCGTCGCACTTGGTGGCGGTGTTGTCGGAGATTTAGCAGGTTTTGTCGCCTCAACTTATATGCGTGGCATTCACTTTCTACAAATTGCAACGAGTCTGACTGCGCAAGTCGACTCATCAGTAGGTGGTAAAACGGGTGTCAATACGGCCTATGCCAAGAATATGGTCGGTACCTTTACCCAGCCTGACGGTGTCTTAATCGATCCAGATTGTTTAGCAACCTTGGGACAAAGAGAACTATACGAAGGTATGGGAGAAGTCATCAAGTGTGGCTTGATCGCTGATGTTGAACTATGGGAAATTTTACAAGGCTTGACAGGTGAGGTTGAGAATCTACTTGCTAATGCTGAATCGCTGATTTACCATGCCTGTGATGTCAAAAGAAAAGTGGTAGTCGAAGATGAGTTAGATAATGGCACACGCCTCTATCTTAACTTTGGTCATACGATTGGTCATGCCATTGAAGCAACAGCAGGTTATGGTACCGTCATGCATGGTGAAGGTGTCGCAATCGGTATGATTCAGATAACTAAGGTTGCTGAGGAAAAAGGACTAGTTGCACCTGGGCTTACGCAAGAAATCCGTGACATGGTTGTCAAATTTCATCTGCCGACGACTGTTGCAGACTGGGATCTGGCCCGTCTTACTAAGGCCATGACCATGGATAAAAAAGCACGTGGTGCCCTGATTAAAACAGTCCTTGTACCAAAAATAGGACAAGCGATGATTAATGAAGTCGACATGTCTGCTATTTCTGACTGGTTAGCCTAA
- a CDS encoding GyrI-like domain-containing protein encodes MDYELVTLADKLVVGITDRTNNAAPDMGEKIGQLWQNFYSDGQVDKIAHRVDHVALGIYTEYASDEKGDYTVMVACQVTEPSSRFETRVIKGGKYAKFVVKASQDQLVSKVADAWTAIWQMPLPRLFAADFEAYQVTDGEQAEVHIYISLKE; translated from the coding sequence ATGGACTATGAACTTGTGACACTAGCAGATAAATTAGTTGTGGGAATTACGGATCGGACCAATAATGCTGCGCCGGATATGGGCGAAAAGATTGGTCAGCTATGGCAAAACTTCTATAGTGATGGTCAGGTTGACAAAATTGCGCATCGAGTAGATCATGTTGCACTAGGTATTTACACGGAGTATGCATCTGATGAAAAAGGCGATTATACGGTGATGGTAGCATGTCAAGTGACTGAGCCAAGTAGTCGCTTTGAAACGCGGGTGATCAAGGGCGGTAAATATGCTAAATTTGTGGTCAAAGCAAGTCAAGATCAACTCGTTTCAAAAGTCGCAGATGCTTGGACGGCTATCTGGCAGATGCCCCTACCTCGCTTATTTGCCGCAGATTTTGAAGCCTATCAGGTGACCGATGGCGAACAAGCTGAAGTCCATATTTACATCAGTTTAAAGGAGTGA
- the aroC gene encoding chorismate synthase: protein MRYFTAGESHGPRLTAIIEGIPAGLSLSSSDINQELKRRQGGYGRGGRMLIESDQVEITSGVRHGVTMGSPITLNVTNKDFKNWTSIMGADDVEDKFKAQRKLTKPRPGHADLVGGMKYRFPDLRNVLERSSARETTMRVAIGAVAKRLLSELGIEVASHVTVFGGIEVAIPDNLTVSEIRKRASESEVSIVNPDREADIKALIDQTKKDGDTIGGVVEVVAGGLPVGLGSYVQWDKKLDAKIAQAVVSINAFKGVEFGIGFDAAYKPGSQIMDEILWNEADGYTRKSNNLGGFEGGMTNGELVVVKGVMKPIPTLYKPLMSVDIDTHEPYKAQVERSDPTAVPAAAVVAEHVVATVLATEVLAKFASDNMAELKENIARHNDYIKGF from the coding sequence ATGAGATATTTCACAGCTGGAGAAAGTCATGGCCCTCGCTTAACAGCGATTATAGAAGGTATTCCTGCAGGATTAAGTTTAAGTTCATCTGATATTAATCAAGAGTTAAAACGCCGCCAGGGTGGTTATGGTCGTGGTGGCCGTATGTTGATCGAAAGTGATCAAGTAGAAATTACGTCAGGCGTCCGTCATGGTGTTACCATGGGGAGTCCGATTACCCTGAATGTGACCAATAAAGATTTTAAAAACTGGACAAGCATTATGGGTGCTGATGACGTTGAAGACAAGTTCAAAGCACAACGTAAACTGACCAAACCACGTCCTGGTCATGCTGATTTAGTCGGTGGGATGAAATACCGTTTTCCAGATTTGCGTAATGTCTTAGAACGCTCAAGTGCGCGTGAAACAACGATGCGTGTGGCGATCGGTGCAGTGGCTAAGCGCTTACTATCAGAGTTAGGGATAGAAGTGGCCAGCCATGTAACCGTATTCGGTGGCATCGAAGTGGCCATTCCAGATAATTTGACTGTATCAGAGATTCGCAAGCGTGCGAGTGAATCGGAAGTGTCGATTGTTAATCCAGACCGTGAAGCAGACATTAAAGCCTTGATTGATCAAACCAAAAAAGATGGCGATACCATCGGTGGTGTCGTAGAAGTTGTTGCGGGTGGTCTGCCCGTCGGACTAGGCTCTTACGTTCAGTGGGACAAAAAACTGGATGCCAAAATCGCCCAAGCTGTTGTTTCAATCAATGCCTTTAAAGGTGTTGAGTTTGGTATTGGCTTTGATGCGGCCTATAAACCAGGTAGTCAGATTATGGATGAAATCCTCTGGAATGAAGCTGACGGTTACACACGTAAGTCAAATAACCTAGGTGGCTTTGAAGGTGGGATGACAAATGGCGAGTTAGTCGTTGTAAAAGGTGTGATGAAACCAATTCCAACGCTTTACAAACCCTTGATGTCAGTCGATATCGACACACATGAACCTTATAAGGCACAAGTTGAACGGTCTGACCCAACGGCAGTACCAGCAGCAGCAGTAGTTGCTGAACATGTAGTCGCAACCGTTTTAGCAACAGAAGTCTTAGCAAAATTTGCCTCAGATAACATGGCTGAACTCAAAGAAAATATAGCCCGTCACAACGACTATATCAAAGGATTTTAA
- a CDS encoding DUF1643 domain-containing protein encodes MDKQTVTPKMANQKQTTDAKVTKLVVHYPAGESPDWVEPTHYQAYRFGIGKITRRPLVAICMNPSAARDQSSDRTVNRVISASQKLGYDGWVVFNTYPERATDAVNMDTFDQTLSHENIQVISAFLREHEITEVWGAWGDLKYEALRQGRDAILAVLKAQGIKIFHFAEPTKAGNPRHPLYLKVEAERKRYL; translated from the coding sequence ATGGATAAACAGACAGTCACACCGAAAATGGCGAATCAAAAACAGACTACTGATGCTAAAGTGACCAAGCTTGTCGTCCACTATCCAGCAGGTGAGTCACCTGACTGGGTTGAGCCAACTCACTATCAGGCCTATCGGTTTGGCATTGGCAAAATAACCAGGCGACCACTGGTTGCCATCTGCATGAATCCGTCAGCTGCTAGAGACCAAAGCAGTGATAGAACCGTTAATCGTGTCATTTCGGCCAGTCAAAAATTAGGCTATGATGGCTGGGTTGTTTTTAATACCTACCCAGAACGTGCGACTGATGCAGTGAACATGGATACCTTTGATCAAACCTTGTCCCATGAAAACATCCAAGTGATCAGTGCATTTTTGCGTGAACATGAGATTACAGAAGTTTGGGGTGCTTGGGGAGATCTTAAGTATGAAGCCTTACGACAAGGACGTGATGCGATATTAGCTGTCTTAAAAGCACAAGGCATCAAGATTTTCCATTTTGCTGAGCCAACCAAGGCTGGCAATCCAAGACACCCTCTTTATCTTAAGGTTGAAGCTGAAAGGAAACGTTATTTATGA
- a CDS encoding nucleotidyltransferase family protein, with amino-acid sequence MTETELKALLHDTPEIVAILTIINRLGLADAWLAAGTIRNLIWNYLSGLPLFDNQTDVDVVFFDKLISYQKTKEIEASLQAAYPTYDWELKNQAHMHLHNPNTQPYLSACDAIARFPERCTAIGIKGSADGEITLFTPYGLSDIFAFIVRPTPYFLESPEKLSIYQARVDKKNWQEKWPKVTILQGN; translated from the coding sequence ATGACAGAAACCGAATTAAAAGCCCTCTTACATGACACGCCTGAAATCGTTGCTATCTTAACCATCATTAACCGCTTGGGATTGGCTGATGCTTGGTTAGCTGCAGGAACCATTCGAAATTTGATTTGGAATTATCTATCTGGCTTGCCACTTTTTGATAACCAAACAGATGTTGATGTCGTCTTTTTTGATAAGCTCATCTCTTATCAGAAGACCAAAGAGATTGAAGCATCACTGCAAGCTGCCTATCCGACTTATGACTGGGAACTGAAAAATCAAGCACATATGCACTTGCACAATCCTAATACACAGCCTTATCTCAGCGCTTGTGATGCCATCGCCAGGTTTCCCGAAAGATGTACAGCGATTGGTATAAAAGGATCAGCCGATGGTGAGATTACGCTATTTACGCCTTACGGTTTATCTGATATCTTTGCCTTTATCGTCAGACCAACCCCTTATTTTTTAGAGAGTCCAGAGAAGTTAAGCATTTATCAAGCGCGTGTTGACAAGAAAAATTGGCAAGAAAAATGGCCTAAGGTGACGATTTTGCAAGGCAACTAA
- a CDS encoding helix-turn-helix transcriptional regulator, with product MQTNRLFDIIYILLNQERITAKALSARCEVSIRTIYRDIDRLSQAGIPIYTQKGAGGGVGLLSDFVLNKVLLDQKERETVLQALETMAAVNIETTNVDVLKKLSAFFGKISDPWLAIDLSTWYETSDQCFDLLKHAIFDTKRVRFNYFNSKGDISTREVEPMQLVFKSMNWYLKGYCLTKSDFRLFKLSRMTQLIISSQQFTRREMVATARPFVDPREIETVHLVMEVVAGVGYRVYDDFPLDSISKLANGHLLVDGEFPKGKWLISYILSLGETAKVLSPTSLKKDLLDKVESMRRLYHEQTND from the coding sequence ATGCAGACAAATCGACTATTTGATATTATTTATATACTGTTAAACCAAGAGCGGATAACCGCTAAGGCCTTGAGCGCGAGATGTGAGGTTTCTATCCGAACGATTTATCGAGATATTGATCGGCTCAGTCAGGCTGGCATTCCCATCTATACGCAAAAGGGAGCTGGTGGCGGTGTTGGTCTCTTATCTGATTTTGTACTGAATAAAGTGCTACTTGATCAAAAAGAGAGAGAGACCGTCTTACAGGCACTTGAGACAATGGCTGCAGTGAATATAGAGACAACAAATGTCGATGTCTTAAAGAAGTTATCAGCGTTTTTTGGTAAAATCAGTGACCCCTGGTTAGCGATCGACTTAAGCACCTGGTATGAAACAAGTGACCAGTGTTTCGATCTTTTAAAACACGCTATTTTTGACACTAAACGCGTCAGGTTTAACTATTTTAATAGCAAGGGTGATATCTCGACTAGAGAAGTGGAACCGATGCAACTTGTCTTTAAGAGTATGAATTGGTATCTTAAAGGCTATTGCTTGACTAAGTCTGATTTTAGACTATTTAAGCTAAGTCGGATGACACAGTTAATCATCAGCTCCCAGCAGTTTACTAGGCGAGAGATGGTAGCCACAGCACGGCCTTTTGTTGACCCACGTGAGATAGAAACAGTTCATTTGGTCATGGAGGTAGTAGCAGGAGTCGGCTACCGAGTTTATGATGATTTTCCACTTGACTCGATTAGCAAATTAGCAAATGGTCATTTGTTGGTTGATGGCGAATTTCCCAAGGGCAAGTGGCTCATTAGCTATATTTTATCCCTTGGAGAGACAGCTAAGGTGCTATCACCTACAAGTTTAAAAAAAGACCTACTAGACAAAGTAGAAAGTATGAGGCGGTTATATCATGAGCAGACCAACGATTAA
- the aroE gene encoding shikimate dehydrogenase, giving the protein MEINGQTRLAAVLANPIKHSLSPLIHNFAFEQLNENGVYLAFEIAEQDLQTTIASIKSLEMYGANLSMPYKEAALPYMDELSEVAKLTGAINTIVNQDGHLFGTSTDGLGFFKSLKDFIIKDSEITVIGAGGAARAIIAEAALQGAGKLTVYNRTYKPDLFAGYPGEIIFKPLSELTSLTGDLLINTTSLGMDGISMPIPSDMKLPKDMIVADVIYKPIETPLIKYAKSQGNQTVNGLGMLLYQAAESFKLWTGKDMPTDLIWPKLEEKVYG; this is encoded by the coding sequence ATGGAAATAAATGGTCAGACTAGATTAGCAGCAGTCCTTGCAAACCCAATCAAACACTCTCTGTCACCATTGATACATAATTTTGCATTTGAGCAACTTAATGAGAATGGTGTCTATCTTGCATTTGAGATAGCAGAGCAAGATTTACAAACAACTATAGCGTCGATCAAGTCCCTAGAGATGTATGGGGCTAATTTGTCTATGCCATATAAAGAAGCTGCACTCCCTTATATGGATGAGCTTTCAGAGGTTGCTAAACTGACGGGTGCCATCAACACGATCGTCAATCAAGATGGTCATTTGTTTGGTACCTCAACAGATGGTTTGGGCTTTTTCAAATCGCTTAAAGATTTTATCATCAAAGATAGTGAGATTACGGTGATTGGGGCAGGGGGGGCAGCACGTGCGATTATAGCTGAAGCTGCGCTACAAGGTGCAGGTAAACTTACAGTTTATAATAGAACCTACAAACCAGACCTATTTGCAGGCTATCCAGGAGAGATCATTTTCAAACCCTTATCAGAGCTCACGAGTTTGACTGGTGATTTATTGATTAATACGACCAGTCTTGGCATGGATGGCATCAGTATGCCAATTCCATCCGATATGAAACTGCCCAAAGATATGATCGTTGCTGATGTGATTTATAAGCCAATCGAAACGCCCTTGATCAAATATGCCAAGTCACAGGGTAATCAAACAGTGAATGGCTTAGGGATGTTGCTTTATCAGGCAGCAGAAAGTTTTAAGCTATGGACTGGAAAAGACATGCCAACTGACTTGATTTGGCCAAAATTGGAAGAAAAAGTATATGGATAA